In one window of Macrotis lagotis isolate mMagLag1 chromosome 5, bilby.v1.9.chrom.fasta, whole genome shotgun sequence DNA:
- the CFAP126 gene encoding protein Flattop, with protein MASNYSANQYENAFASKYLQNWSIAKDNIKHPETHEGYTQIIANDRGHLLPSVPRSKASPWGTFMDTWKMPLQIPPARVDLTGRTAAAANRLVNWVQKNPDLLNACNGLRPEIRGHPQQPRPSGSDQSPKTQEKTATPQAMQESPHPSLGVNVPPSRGLPDASPAPPSPPPPNVICSCSCSCSCSSPSKTSHNSPKTPESSNGHNGHNEPEGQIQEKNTENYDEAPQEVTGAKTPLSPKETME; from the exons ATGGCTTCTAACTACAGTGCTAATCAG TATGAAAATGCCTTTGCCTCAAAATATCTTCAGAATTGGTCCATAGCCAAAGACAACATAAAG CATCCCGAAACCCATGAAGGCTACACTCAGATCATCGCTAATGATCGTGGTCATCTGCTACCTTCAGTTCCCCGCTCCAAG GCCAGTCCCTGGGGCACATTCATGGATACCTGGAAGATGCCTCTGCAGATACCACCAGCGCGTGTAGACTTGACTGGCcgaactgctgctgctgctaaccGACTAGTAAACTGGGTGCAGAAAAATCCTGATCTGCTCAATGCATGCAACGGACTACGCCCAGAAATCAGGGGACAT CCCCAACAGCCAAGACCAAGTGGAAGTGACCAGAGTCCAAAAACCCAGGAGAAGACTGCTACTCCACAGGCCATGCAAGAGAGTCCACATCCCTCTCTAGGTGTAAATGTCCCACCCTCAAGAGGCCTCCCTGATGCTTCCCCAGCCCCACCTTCACCCCCACCTCCAAATGTAATTTGCTCATGTTCATGCTCCTGCTCTTGCTCCAGCCCTTCAAAAACCTCACACAACAGTCCCAAGACTCCAGAGTCCAGCAATGGTCACAATGGTCATAATGAGCCTGAGGGCCAAATCCAAGAGAAGAATACAGAAAATTATGATGAGGCACCCCAAGAGGTGACAGGGGCAAAAACTCCATTAAGTCCCAAGGAGACAATGGAGTGA